In Hyphomicrobiales bacterium, a single window of DNA contains:
- a CDS encoding sulfotransferase translates to MILGGPNTGTSSLVGMLNAHPSFLILYETDLNELSLGKYARRLLTAMPDLRHIMREHGRSDEAYRKLLKHAGKQGFDFTIAGDKLPLFNAAALNRFKTFKLLYMYRKPAEWLAKAAKSLHGEADVRPLLVEYFGGLLLAKSASDCMIVHFDDFLGDNANVVKRVFSFCGFDTPPQALRWWETVGHYSDPYRSSQKWWMAHGSSLVEPRRNDTRINRLGHPAWAVVEMAFAQAESIEQGSLDQAARIGMLETFTAALGTQPIPLASLMTFQTRRVAMKKRTLRGMLNSLLVRRDSAA, encoded by the coding sequence ATGATCTTGGGAGGGCCGAATACCGGCACGAGCAGTCTGGTGGGTATGTTGAACGCCCACCCCTCATTTCTCATCCTTTATGAAACCGACCTGAACGAGTTGAGCCTGGGCAAATATGCGCGGCGCTTGCTGACGGCAATGCCGGACCTGAGGCACATCATGCGCGAACATGGGCGCAGTGACGAAGCCTATCGCAAGCTGCTGAAGCATGCTGGCAAGCAGGGTTTTGACTTCACGATCGCCGGTGACAAGCTGCCCTTGTTCAACGCCGCCGCCCTCAACAGGTTCAAGACATTCAAGTTGCTCTATATGTACCGGAAGCCGGCTGAGTGGCTGGCGAAGGCGGCCAAATCATTGCACGGTGAAGCTGATGTTCGCCCCCTTCTCGTCGAGTATTTCGGCGGCCTCTTGCTGGCGAAATCTGCGTCGGATTGCATGATCGTTCATTTCGACGATTTCCTTGGCGACAATGCCAATGTCGTGAAGCGCGTGTTTTCGTTTTGTGGATTTGATACGCCACCGCAGGCGTTGCGCTGGTGGGAAACAGTCGGCCACTATTCCGATCCTTACCGCTCATCGCAGAAATGGTGGATGGCGCACGGCAGTTCGCTGGTGGAGCCGCGCCGCAATGATACGCGCATCAATCGTCTCGGCCATCCCGCATGGGCGGTGGTGGAAATGGCTTTTGCGCAGGCGGAAAGCATTGAACAGGGCAGCCTGGATCAAGCCGCGCGAATTGGCATGCTGGAAACCTTCACGGCGGCACTGGGCACCCAACCCATTCCACTGGCCAGCCTGATGACGTTCCAGACGCGGCGCGTTGCGATGAAGAAGCGCACCTTGCGCGGCATGCTCAACAGCCTTCTGGTGCGCCGTGACAGCGCTGCCTGA
- a CDS encoding carbamoyltransferase codes for MRVLGVSAFYHDSAAALVVDGRIVAAAQEERFTRKKHDPGFPTQAIAYCLQAGGLKLEDVDYVAFYDKPFLKFERLLETYLAFAPRGFTSFRMAMPVWLREKLFQKSLLQKEFKKIAPAFDGEKLMFTEHHLSHAASAFYPSPFENAAVLTMDGVGEWATTSLAMGQGETLDIHKEIHFPHSLGLLYSAFTYYTGFKVNSGEYKIMGLAPYGTPRFAQTILDNLIDVKDDGSYRLNMDYFDYATGLTMTNAKFDQLFGGPPRKAEQLLTQREMDLTASVQHVLEEVVLKMTRAIAKDTGARNLCLAGGVALNCVANGKVLRDGAFDRIWIQPASGDAGGALGAALSVCHGIGGVARKVAAMGDGMAGAYLGPAYDQPDIEARLKAAGARFEVLDDGKVVSETAAALADGKAVGWFQGRMEFGPRALGNRSILGDPRSPKMQSVLNLKVKYRESFRPFAPSVLRENVAEWFEMDTDSPYMLLVADVVEGKRRAMSAAEEALFGIDKLNVPRSDIPAVTHVDYSARVQTVHKDTNPLYHALISAFGAKTGCPVVVNTSFNVRGEPLVCSPEDAFRCFMGTEIEVLVVGNCLLRKEQQDVALKLSYETAFELD; via the coding sequence TTGCGAGTCCTTGGCGTATCGGCGTTCTATCACGACAGTGCTGCGGCTCTGGTGGTGGATGGGCGCATTGTGGCGGCGGCGCAGGAAGAGCGCTTCACCCGCAAGAAGCACGATCCCGGTTTCCCCACGCAGGCCATCGCGTATTGCCTGCAGGCCGGCGGCCTGAAACTTGAGGACGTCGATTACGTTGCCTTCTACGACAAGCCGTTCCTGAAGTTCGAGCGCCTGCTCGAAACCTATCTCGCCTTCGCGCCCCGGGGCTTCACCTCCTTCCGCATGGCCATGCCGGTGTGGTTGCGCGAGAAGCTGTTCCAGAAGAGCCTCCTGCAGAAGGAGTTCAAGAAGATCGCACCGGCCTTCGATGGCGAGAAGCTGATGTTCACCGAACATCACCTGAGCCATGCGGCCAGCGCCTTCTATCCGTCGCCGTTTGAAAATGCCGCAGTGCTGACGATGGACGGCGTGGGCGAATGGGCCACCACGTCGCTGGCAATGGGGCAGGGCGAGACGCTGGACATCCACAAGGAGATCCACTTCCCCCACTCGCTGGGCCTCCTCTATTCCGCCTTCACCTACTACACCGGCTTCAAGGTCAACTCGGGCGAATACAAGATCATGGGATTGGCGCCTTATGGCACGCCGCGCTTCGCCCAGACGATCCTCGACAACCTGATCGACGTGAAGGACGACGGTTCCTACCGGCTGAACATGGACTACTTCGATTACGCGACCGGTCTCACCATGACCAACGCGAAGTTTGACCAGTTGTTTGGGGGCCCGCCGCGCAAGGCGGAGCAACTTCTCACCCAGCGGGAGATGGATCTCACGGCATCGGTCCAACACGTGCTCGAAGAGGTCGTGCTGAAGATGACGCGCGCGATCGCCAAAGACACCGGCGCCCGCAACCTTTGCCTCGCCGGTGGCGTCGCCCTCAACTGCGTGGCCAATGGCAAGGTGTTGCGGGACGGTGCCTTCGACCGCATCTGGATCCAGCCCGCCTCTGGCGATGCAGGCGGTGCGTTGGGTGCGGCGCTCTCCGTCTGCCACGGAATCGGTGGTGTGGCACGGAAGGTCGCGGCAATGGGCGACGGCATGGCCGGGGCCTATCTCGGTCCGGCCTATGACCAGCCCGACATCGAGGCCCGCCTGAAGGCCGCTGGCGCGCGCTTCGAGGTCCTGGACGACGGCAAGGTCGTGAGCGAAACCGCGGCGGCCCTTGCGGATGGCAAAGCTGTGGGATGGTTCCAGGGCCGCATGGAGTTCGGTCCGCGCGCCTTGGGCAACCGCTCCATCCTCGGCGACCCGCGTTCGCCCAAGATGCAATCGGTGCTGAACCTGAAGGTGAAATACCGTGAGTCATTCCGCCCCTTCGCACCCTCCGTGTTGCGCGAGAACGTGGCGGAGTGGTTCGAAATGGACACCGACAGTCCCTACATGCTGCTGGTGGCCGATGTGGTGGAGGGCAAGCGCCGCGCCATGTCGGCTGCGGAAGAAGCGCTCTTCGGCATCGATAAACTCAACGTTCCGCGCTCCGACATTCCCGCCGTGACCCATGTGGACTATTCGGCCCGCGTGCAGACGGTGCACAAGGATACAAATCCACTCTATCACGCGCTCATTTCGGCCTTCGGCGCAAAGACGGGCTGCCCCGTTGTCGTCAACACCAGTTTCAACGTGCGGGGCGAGCCCCTGGTGTGTTCACCTGAGGACGCGTTCCGCTGTTTCATGGGCACGGAAATCGAGGTTCTCGTCGTCGGCAATTGCCTGCTGCGCAAGGAGCAACAGGATGTCGCGCTGAAGCTCAGCTACGAGACGGCGTTCGAACTCGACTAG
- the infA gene encoding translation initiation factor IF-1 encodes MAKEELLEFEGTVSELLPNATFRVKLDHNSHEIIAHTSGKMRKNRIRVLAGDRVMVEMTPYDLTKGRINYRFK; translated from the coding sequence ATGGCAAAGGAAGAACTGCTCGAATTTGAGGGCACTGTTTCGGAACTGCTGCCCAACGCGACGTTCCGCGTGAAACTGGACCACAATTCCCACGAAATCATCGCCCACACCTCCGGCAAGATGCGCAAGAACCGCATCCGCGTGCTGGCAGGAGACCGGGTCATGGTCGAGATGACGCCCTATGACCTGACCAAGGGCCGCATCAACTACCGCTTCAAGTAA
- the maf gene encoding septum formation protein Maf, giving the protein MAEEKPKSRLVLASASPRRVALLERAGLAPDLLCPSDIDETPERFETPRRLAIRLAQDKAKAVVDLPLVKDLGPNVFILAADTVVGLGRRSVPKAETEQDVKAALALLSGRSHWVYSAVCLIDPKGRLTYRCSETKVRFKRLSREDIHAYVASGEWRGKAGGYAIQGRAEAFVRMLSGSHSGVIGLPLYETVHLLEGAGYPVFHTLMHKPSSLV; this is encoded by the coding sequence ATGGCCGAGGAAAAGCCCAAGAGCCGCCTGGTATTGGCCAGCGCCTCGCCGCGCCGTGTGGCGCTGCTGGAGCGCGCCGGTCTGGCGCCGGACCTCCTTTGCCCGTCGGACATCGACGAAACACCCGAACGGTTTGAAACACCGCGCCGCCTTGCCATCCGCCTCGCGCAGGACAAGGCCAAGGCCGTTGTGGATCTGCCGCTGGTGAAGGATCTCGGCCCCAACGTCTTCATCCTGGCGGCGGATACGGTGGTCGGGTTGGGCCGCCGTTCCGTACCCAAGGCCGAGACCGAGCAGGATGTGAAGGCCGCACTTGCCCTTCTCTCCGGCCGTTCGCACTGGGTCTATTCCGCCGTTTGCCTGATCGATCCCAAGGGTCGCCTCACCTACCGCTGCTCGGAAACCAAGGTCCGTTTCAAGCGCCTCTCGCGCGAAGACATCCACGCCTATGTCGCCAGCGGCGAATGGCGCGGCAAGGCCGGGGGTTACGCCATCCAGGGCCGGGCCGAAGCCTTCGTGCGCATGCTCTCGGGCTCGCATTCCGGCGTGATCGGCCTGCCGCTTTATGAGACCGTGCATCTTCTCGAAGGCGCGGGCTACCCCGTCTTCCACACGCTGATGCACAAGCCGTCGTCGCTGGTGTAA
- the yacG gene encoding DNA gyrase inhibitor YacG, whose amino-acid sequence MAEPVHLRPRRPCPICKKLSAQKFHPFCSSRCAQIDLGRWLGGNYAIPAVETDTPDDQEPNES is encoded by the coding sequence ATGGCCGAGCCGGTCCATCTCCGGCCCCGGCGGCCCTGCCCCATCTGCAAGAAGCTTTCGGCGCAGAAATTTCACCCCTTCTGCTCCAGCCGCTGTGCCCAGATTGATCTTGGCCGCTGGCTTGGCGGCAACTACGCCATTCCCGCTGTTGAAACAGATACGCCGGACGATCAGGAACCGAACGAGTCCTGA
- a CDS encoding protein kinase, which produces MANGILKPGSVVGGYRVKELLHTGGMAQLWTVTQEHNDTEYLMKVPVLHEGEDPATIVGFEMEQMIMPRLKGPHVPRFIANGDFAVQPYIVMEKVDGESLLPRLEKLPMPIADVVEIGRHVAIALDALHRQRVVHLDIKPSNIMMRHTGEAVLVDFGLSRHLDLPDLVGEEFRLPYGTAPYMAPEQIMGQRHDFRSDFFALGAMLYFFATGERPFGDPPRLKGLKKRLWWDPPPPRALNAEVPLWLQEVILRCLEVNASKRYPNAQQLLFDLTHPSEVRLTKRAHKETADGFFVRLRRKAEPFESLIDHPADTSAGLGQAPIVAVAIDLATMSPELSESVRQTVMRIVERSKEIRVACLNVLKLKRIALDSTLDEDGNNKHVSRIVQLKDWARPLEVPQAQVSFHVLEATDPAEAILEYARENTVDHIVMGARDNSTMRKLLGSVSARVASEAPCTVTVVRDRKDQDSFGS; this is translated from the coding sequence ATGGCAAACGGCATATTGAAACCCGGATCGGTGGTGGGCGGCTACCGCGTGAAGGAATTGCTGCACACCGGCGGCATGGCCCAGCTTTGGACGGTGACTCAAGAGCACAACGATACCGAATACCTGATGAAGGTGCCGGTGCTGCACGAAGGCGAGGACCCGGCGACGATCGTGGGCTTCGAGATGGAGCAGATGATCATGCCGCGGCTCAAGGGCCCGCATGTGCCTCGCTTCATCGCCAACGGCGACTTTGCCGTTCAGCCCTATATCGTGATGGAGAAGGTGGACGGCGAGTCGCTGCTGCCGCGCCTTGAAAAGCTGCCGATGCCCATCGCCGATGTGGTGGAGATCGGCCGCCACGTCGCCATCGCTCTCGATGCACTGCACCGGCAGCGGGTCGTTCACCTCGACATCAAACCCTCCAACATCATGATGCGCCACACGGGCGAGGCCGTGCTCGTGGATTTCGGCCTGTCGCGGCATCTCGACCTGCCGGACCTGGTGGGCGAGGAATTCCGGCTACCCTATGGCACGGCACCCTACATGGCACCGGAACAGATCATGGGGCAGCGCCATGATTTCCGCAGCGATTTCTTCGCGCTCGGGGCCATGCTCTATTTCTTCGCCACGGGCGAACGGCCCTTCGGCGATCCGCCGCGGCTGAAGGGGCTGAAGAAGCGCCTGTGGTGGGACCCGCCGCCGCCCCGCGCACTGAATGCGGAGGTTCCGCTGTGGCTGCAGGAGGTGATCCTGCGCTGCCTGGAGGTCAACGCCTCCAAGCGTTATCCGAACGCGCAGCAGTTGCTCTTCGACCTCACGCATCCTTCCGAGGTACGGCTCACCAAGCGGGCGCACAAGGAGACCGCCGATGGTTTCTTCGTGCGACTCCGGCGCAAGGCGGAACCTTTCGAATCGCTGATCGACCATCCGGCTGATACGAGTGCGGGGCTCGGGCAGGCACCCATCGTGGCCGTTGCCATCGACCTTGCAACCATGTCGCCGGAACTTTCCGAATCCGTCCGGCAGACGGTCATGCGCATCGTGGAACGGTCGAAGGAGATCCGCGTCGCCTGTCTCAACGTGCTGAAGCTGAAGCGCATCGCGCTCGATTCAACGCTGGACGAGGATGGCAACAACAAGCACGTATCGCGCATCGTGCAACTCAAGGACTGGGCGCGCCCGCTGGAGGTGCCGCAGGCGCAGGTGAGTTTCCACGTCCTGGAAGCAACCGATCCGGCTGAAGCCATTCTGGAGTATGCCCGGGAGAACACCGTCGATCACATCGTGATGGGCGCGCGCGACAATTCCACCATGCGGAAACTGCTGGGCAGTGTGTCGGCGCGCGTGGCATCGGAGGCTCCGTGCACGGTCACGGTGGTGCGCGACCGCAAGGATCAGGACTCGTTCGGTTCCTGA
- a CDS encoding metallophosphoesterase family protein: MKLAFLSDIHANLPALEACLAGAEALGAERFVFLGDFVGYGPDPEAVVRRVRPLVEAGAIAVLGNHDEATFHPDGRMNSAAAAAMEWTRQHLSPESVSFLKSLPLEVNDGSHLFVHADGSNPSAWNYVTDAEMAGRSLAAVKASVTFCGHVHMPALYCTTQAGGKVTAHTPSTDITIPLASHRHWLAVLGAVGQPRDGNPAASFAVYNSAVRSLTYHRAPYDAEGVARRILDAGLPESLAARLVKGR; the protein is encoded by the coding sequence ATGAAACTCGCCTTCCTCTCGGACATCCACGCCAACCTGCCGGCACTCGAGGCTTGTCTTGCGGGCGCAGAGGCGCTGGGGGCGGAGCGCTTTGTGTTCCTCGGCGATTTCGTGGGCTACGGGCCCGACCCGGAGGCCGTGGTGCGGCGCGTGCGTCCCCTGGTCGAGGCGGGTGCCATCGCCGTGCTCGGCAATCATGACGAGGCGACCTTCCATCCTGACGGCCGCATGAATTCCGCCGCTGCCGCGGCGATGGAATGGACGCGGCAGCATCTTTCGCCGGAATCCGTTTCCTTCCTGAAGTCGCTGCCCCTGGAAGTGAACGACGGCTCACATCTCTTTGTCCATGCCGATGGCTCTAATCCGTCCGCGTGGAATTACGTGACGGATGCCGAGATGGCGGGGCGCAGCCTTGCCGCGGTGAAGGCCAGCGTCACCTTCTGCGGGCACGTTCACATGCCGGCGCTCTATTGCACCACGCAGGCCGGCGGCAAGGTGACGGCGCACACGCCCTCGACCGACATCACCATTCCGCTGGCCAGCCACCGGCATTGGCTTGCTGTACTGGGCGCCGTGGGGCAACCGCGCGACGGCAATCCCGCCGCGTCCTTCGCCGTCTACAATTCCGCCGTCCGCAGTCTCACCTATCACCGCGCGCCCTATGACGCGGAGGGCGTGGCGCGGCGCATTCTGGACGCCGGGCTTCCTGAAAGCCTGGCGGCGCGGCTGGTCAAGGGGCGCTGA
- a CDS encoding MFS transporter: MANVAAAGDLDRSKSTVVFASSLGTVFEWYDFYLYGSLAAIISKQFFSGVNETAGFIFALAAFAAGFAVRPFGAIVFGRLGDLVGRKYTFLITILIMGLATFGVGLLPSYATIGMAAPVILVALRLLQGLALGGEYGGAATYVAEHAPAGKRGLYTSWIQTTATLGLFLSLLVILGCRTWLGPDFDTWGWRIPFLLSILLLAISVWIRLKLNESPVFQKMKAEGKASKAPLTESFGNWANLKVVILALLGLTAGQAVVWYTGQFYALFFLTQTLKVDAVNANLLIAASLAIGTPFFVLFGWLSDKIGRKWIIMLGCLLAIVTYFPIFKAITFYANPALYEASAKSPVVVTADKNDCSFQFNPVGTSKFTSGCDIAKSALVKAGIPYSNVAGEAGKATVKVGDTVVPSFAASQIATDTKAKGEELAASLKAAGEAGVVAAATAADTAIGEFVTAAGLKDTRPNEDATKAKTLTALITAGLASDAYKNATDKTAELGKVVDGAVKAGGYGAAMSDGFAGTLSGALKAAGYPAKADPAAVNNTMLIVLLTILVIYVTMVYGPIAAMLVELFPTRIRYSSMSLPYHIGNGWFGGFLPTTAFAIVAATGDIYSGLWYPIIIAAMTLVIGSLLIPETKDRNINN, encoded by the coding sequence ATGGCAAACGTCGCAGCAGCAGGCGATCTCGACCGCAGCAAATCAACGGTCGTCTTCGCATCGTCACTCGGCACTGTGTTCGAGTGGTACGACTTCTATCTTTACGGGTCGCTCGCGGCCATCATCTCCAAACAGTTCTTCTCGGGCGTGAACGAGACGGCGGGCTTCATCTTCGCGCTGGCCGCCTTCGCGGCGGGCTTCGCCGTCCGTCCCTTCGGCGCAATCGTGTTCGGCCGCCTGGGCGATCTCGTGGGCCGCAAGTACACATTCCTCATCACAATCCTGATCATGGGTCTCGCTACCTTCGGCGTGGGCCTGCTGCCCAGCTATGCCACCATCGGCATGGCAGCGCCGGTCATCCTTGTGGCGTTGCGCCTGTTGCAGGGCCTCGCACTCGGCGGTGAATACGGTGGTGCGGCGACCTATGTTGCCGAACATGCACCTGCCGGAAAGCGCGGCCTCTACACCAGCTGGATCCAGACCACGGCAACGCTCGGCCTGTTCCTCTCGTTGCTCGTCATTCTGGGCTGCCGCACCTGGCTTGGCCCTGATTTCGATACGTGGGGATGGCGCATTCCGTTCCTGCTCTCCATCCTGCTTCTGGCCATCTCGGTGTGGATCCGGTTGAAGCTCAACGAGTCGCCGGTGTTCCAGAAGATGAAAGCGGAAGGCAAGGCCTCGAAGGCGCCGCTTACCGAATCCTTTGGCAACTGGGCGAACCTGAAGGTCGTCATCCTGGCGCTGCTCGGCCTCACCGCCGGTCAGGCCGTGGTGTGGTACACGGGCCAGTTCTACGCGCTGTTCTTCCTGACGCAGACGCTGAAGGTTGACGCGGTGAACGCCAACCTGCTGATCGCGGCTTCGCTCGCCATCGGCACGCCGTTCTTCGTCCTCTTCGGCTGGCTGTCGGACAAGATCGGCCGCAAGTGGATCATCATGCTGGGCTGCCTGCTCGCCATCGTGACCTACTTCCCGATCTTCAAGGCGATCACCTTCTATGCCAATCCGGCACTCTATGAAGCATCGGCCAAGTCTCCTGTCGTCGTCACGGCGGACAAGAACGATTGCTCCTTCCAGTTCAACCCGGTGGGCACGTCCAAGTTCACCAGCGGTTGCGACATCGCAAAGAGCGCGCTGGTGAAGGCGGGTATCCCGTATTCCAACGTTGCAGGCGAAGCCGGCAAGGCGACAGTGAAGGTCGGCGACACCGTCGTTCCGTCCTTCGCTGCCTCGCAGATCGCAACCGACACCAAGGCCAAGGGCGAAGAGCTTGCGGCCAGCCTCAAGGCAGCGGGCGAAGCAGGCGTGGTCGCGGCTGCAACGGCGGCTGATACCGCAATCGGCGAGTTCGTGACGGCCGCAGGCCTCAAGGACACGCGCCCCAATGAAGACGCCACCAAGGCCAAGACCTTGACGGCTCTCATCACGGCGGGACTTGCCAGCGATGCCTACAAGAACGCCACGGACAAGACGGCGGAACTGGGCAAGGTCGTTGACGGTGCCGTCAAGGCCGGCGGCTATGGCGCGGCCATGTCGGACGGTTTTGCAGGCACGCTCTCGGGCGCCCTGAAGGCCGCTGGCTATCCGGCCAAGGCTGATCCCGCCGCCGTCAACAACACGATGCTGATCGTGCTGCTGACGATCCTCGTCATCTACGTGACGATGGTCTACGGCCCGATCGCGGCCATGCTGGTCGAACTCTTCCCGACCCGCATCCGCTACTCCTCCATGTCGCTGCCCTATCACATCGGCAACGGCTGGTTCGGCGGCTTCCTGCCGACGACAGCCTTCGCCATCGTGGCGGCAACGGGCGATATCTACTCCGGACTCTGGTATCCGATCATCATCGCGGCCATGACGCTCGTCATCGGTTCGCTGCTGATCCCGGAAACCAAGGACCGCAACATCAACAACTGA
- a CDS encoding aminopeptidase P family protein yields MNRERLQDYVGNGEQVKPTFSAGEMKRRQDNIRRYMSEAKIDAALFTSYHNICYYSDFMFCYFGRRYGLVVDHKGCASISAGIDGGQPWRRTFGGKNLTYTDWQKDNYFHAVRQLTKGVKRLGIEFDHINLDTMALLKSEFPDMEFVDIAQPAMRQRMIKSAEEIAHITKMTRIADMGGAACCEATRVGVSEHEVALHATATMVNEIARVWPDGELMDTWTWFQSGINTDGAHNPVTSRKLQRGDILSLNCFPMVAGYYVALERTLFCETATDENLRLWDINIEVHERGIELLKPGNKCSDVAKELNDIYERYQLLKYRSFGYGHSFGVLCHYYGREAGLELREDCHTVLEPGMVVSMEPMITIPNHLPGAGGYREHDILVITEDGNRNITHHPYGPEKMIIKN; encoded by the coding sequence ATGAACAGGGAACGACTGCAGGACTATGTAGGCAACGGCGAACAGGTGAAACCCACCTTCTCGGCCGGCGAAATGAAGCGCCGCCAGGACAATATCCGCCGCTACATGTCCGAGGCGAAGATTGATGCCGCCCTTTTCACCTCCTACCACAACATCTGCTACTACTCCGACTTCATGTTCTGCTACTTCGGCCGGCGTTATGGCCTGGTCGTGGATCACAAGGGTTGCGCATCCATCTCCGCCGGCATCGACGGCGGCCAGCCCTGGCGCCGTACCTTCGGCGGAAAGAATCTCACCTATACCGACTGGCAGAAAGACAACTACTTCCATGCCGTCCGCCAGTTGACCAAGGGCGTGAAGCGTCTCGGCATCGAGTTCGATCATATCAATCTCGACACCATGGCCCTGCTGAAGTCCGAATTCCCGGATATGGAATTTGTCGACATCGCGCAGCCCGCCATGCGCCAGCGCATGATCAAGTCCGCTGAGGAAATCGCGCACATCACCAAGATGACGCGCATCGCGGACATGGGCGGCGCAGCCTGCTGCGAAGCCACGCGCGTTGGCGTCAGCGAACATGAGGTGGCGCTCCATGCCACTGCCACCATGGTGAATGAGATCGCGCGCGTCTGGCCCGACGGCGAACTGATGGACACCTGGACGTGGTTCCAGTCCGGCATCAATACCGATGGCGCACACAACCCTGTCACCAGCCGCAAGCTCCAGCGGGGCGACATCCTCTCGCTCAACTGCTTCCCGATGGTGGCGGGCTATTACGTTGCGCTTGAGCGGACGCTGTTCTGCGAAACGGCCACGGACGAAAACCTCCGCCTGTGGGACATCAACATCGAGGTGCATGAGCGCGGCATCGAGTTGCTGAAGCCCGGCAACAAGTGTTCCGACGTGGCCAAGGAACTGAACGACATCTACGAGCGCTACCAGCTTCTGAAATACCGTTCATTCGGCTATGGCCACAGCTTCGGCGTGCTGTGCCACTACTACGGCCGCGAGGCGGGACTGGAGTTGCGCGAAGACTGCCACACCGTTCTGGAACCCGGAATGGTGGTGTCGATGGAGCCCATGATCACCATTCCAAACCATCTGCCTGGCGCTGGTGGCTACCGCGAGCATGACATCCTGGTGATCACCGAGGACGGCAACCGCAACATCACCCATCATCCCTATGGACCGGAAAAGATGATCATCAAGAACTAA
- a CDS encoding creatininase: MPWPDFHARMKDGKTPILIPLGSMEQHGHHMPLHVDVLLPTEFARRVAERIGGLVAPSFTYGYKSQQKCGGGNHMPGTVSLEGQTLVHQLRDVIKEFARHGGRNFAIVNGHYENSWFINEAVDLALRELRWDSVTDVKIVVLSYWDFVNQDTIEKIYPDGFPGWAVEHGGVLETSLMLALYPDLVQLQRAVDHPAATFPPYDVYPVKPEWTPGSGTLSSPKNASREKGELMLAVCTDGIVQALQDEFSISPGKRAAA; the protein is encoded by the coding sequence ATGCCATGGCCCGATTTTCATGCCCGCATGAAGGACGGAAAGACACCGATCCTCATTCCGCTTGGGTCCATGGAGCAACACGGCCATCACATGCCGCTCCACGTCGACGTTTTGTTGCCCACCGAATTTGCCCGCCGTGTCGCGGAACGCATCGGGGGCCTCGTCGCCCCGTCCTTCACCTACGGATACAAGTCGCAGCAGAAATGCGGCGGCGGCAATCACATGCCGGGCACAGTGAGCCTGGAAGGGCAGACGCTGGTGCACCAGCTGCGCGACGTCATCAAGGAATTCGCACGCCATGGCGGACGCAACTTTGCCATCGTCAACGGCCACTACGAGAACTCCTGGTTCATCAATGAAGCGGTGGATCTGGCGCTGCGCGAGTTGCGCTGGGACAGCGTGACGGACGTGAAGATCGTCGTCTTGTCCTATTGGGATTTCGTCAATCAGGACACCATCGAGAAAATCTATCCTGACGGCTTCCCCGGATGGGCAGTGGAGCATGGTGGCGTGCTGGAAACATCGCTCATGCTCGCACTCTATCCGGATCTCGTTCAGCTGCAGCGGGCGGTGGATCATCCAGCGGCAACCTTCCCGCCCTATGATGTTTATCCGGTGAAACCGGAATGGACGCCTGGAAGCGGCACACTGTCCTCGCCGAAAAATGCCTCTCGCGAGAAAGGCGAACTGATGCTGGCCGTTTGCACGGATGGCATCGTGCAGGCGCTTCAGGACGAATTCTCAATCTCGCCCGGCAAGCGCGCCGCGGCCTGA